One Formosa agariphila KMM 3901 genomic window, ACGCTTTGACGAAGCCATACAGACGTTAGATGATTATATAAATTTATTTAAAGCAAAAGGCGAGATAGAATCTTATACTTACGAACTTAAAGGTGAACTTTTATTTGAGCAAAGGAAATATGTACAGGCTATAAATTGTTTTGCAATAAGTGAAGAAAATTACGACAATCTAGGGTATGAAAAAGGTGCACGTTCTAAGAAGGAAGAGGTGTATTACAAGCTAAAGAAGAAGTTTTTAAAGGTGCCTTATTTAGAGCGACGAATTATATTTATAGCTCAAGATATTTACGCAACGGTATCAGATGAAGTTGTGATACTCAAAAACACTAGTTTGCCTAATCAAATTAAATTTCCAGAAGAGCATCCGCAACTTAATAGCGTTTATGTATGTCATCCCATCCGACAGGATTATTATCTTCCGCTAGAAGCTTATAACGAAACATTATTGTTAGAGCGTATTCACGAGTTTATTTATCTACAACAGTGCTTGGGAGCTACACATTTGGAAGTCACAAATTTAAATACTGAATTACCAAAAAAGAATAAATCGGCTAAAACAGAAATTGAAACAGATTTTAGTGAAAAGCTTATACGAGAACAAGATTTTAAGCCTACTAAAACACCATTTATACCTAATGGATTAGCTTGGTTTCATTCAGAATTAAACTGGCAAAAGTTAGCAGATAAACGGATGCAAGAGAGTGTTAATTCTTATAAAGAAACTCTATCAAGCACTCAAAGTGAAAGTATTTCTGAAGAAGAATTAAAAATGATTAAAACCGAATTAAAAGTCCTATTACCAAAAACAGGAGAGAATTATAAAGGTAAAAGTGGACTTAAAAATGCTGTTGAGAATCTTGAATATTTAATTACAGTGGAATTTGAAGACACAAATAAATTACAAGATGCTGTAAAAAAACAAACTTCTCTTGAATCTTCAATAACAGATGATAATCAACATCAATTAAATTTGGAGAGATACGAAGAAGAAGTGTTATTTATGTTAGAAGATGATGGTAAAATAGACCCTTCTGAACGAAAAATTTTGAATAGAAAAATGATAAAGTTTGGATTGACAGAATCGGATGCTTTAGCAATTGAAAATAAGCATATTCGTGTTAAAAAATAGGTGCTTTATTATAATTAGATATTAAAAGTTAAAACGGTAAATATTTGAATTATAGTGATTCAAATATTTACCGTTTTTCTAAGAAATAGACTTTCTTATGTGTGTAATTCTCTAAAGAGAGGATTTATAGATCACTATCTTTTTAAGGCTCCAGACGTATCTCCGCCCATTAAACTTGTTACATTATCTAAGCTCGCCATATTTACATCTCCTAAAATAGTATGTTTTAAAGCGCAGGCTGCAGAAGCAAAATTTAGAGCATCTAAATCATCATCGTAATGTAATAACCCATAAATTAATCCAGCAGCAAAAGCATCACCAGTCCCAACACGGTCAATAACGTGAGAGATTTCGAACATCTCAGTTTTAATATATTCTTTTCCTGTCCAAATTCGTCCTTGTATTTCCTGTTCGGAAGCGCTTATAGATTTTCTTTTTTTACCTACAACACGTTTTATTCTAGGGAAGGCATCCATTAGTGCTTTTGCAGAATCTTTAAATTTTCCTTTTGATTCGCCAAGACCAAACATTTCATTAATTCCTCGTGGACTTGTAATTACTATATCGGTATGTTCTACCAATTCTGGCATAACTTCTTGCATGGTTTTACCATATTTCCACATGTTTTTTCTCGAATTTATATCTCCAGATACCATAATTCCCATTTTGTTAGCCGTTCTTATGGCTTCTAAACAAGACATGGCAGCACCTTCGGAAATTGCAGGTGTAATTCCAGTCCAGTGAAACCAATCTGCACCTTTTAATACGTCTTCCCAATCAATCATGCCTGGTTGTATTAAAGAAAAAGCAGAACCTTCTCTTTCGTAAACAACTACACTTGGTCTGTGTACAGCTCCTTTTTCAAGAAAGTACATTCCTAATTTATTGTCGCCATATATAATTTGATCGGTACTTAACCAGTTTTTTCTTAAAAATTGAGTGGCAGCTTTTCCTATGGCATTATCTGGAAATCGTGTCATATGTGCTGCTTTCATTCCTAAATAGGCACACGATATGGCTACGTTTGCTTCGCCACCTCCGTATACAAGTTCGAAAGAGTTTGCTTGCGAAAATTTTAGATATCCGGGTGGAGATAAACGCATCATGACTTCTCCAAATGTTACCAGTTTTTTTGACATATTTTTTAAAATTTTATTTTTTTTAGTGTTATTAGAATTTGTAAAGTCGTTATTAATTAACAGTTTGTCAATTTTTAAGTTTAGATATAAACACCTTTACAAATACAGAGGTCTTTTAAATATTCTATAAATAAAAGTACAATTTTTTAAGTAAAACGAACTCTTGTCATTTTATTAATTCAGAAAAAACATCGTAAAACCTCATGTCTTTTTTATGATTTTTGAAATTTTTATAAAGTGTCTGAAATATATAAGAAAGGTGAATAAGTAACTAAGTATTACTATTAATATATAATAAGGTCGTTTAAAACTAATGTTATAAACGACCTCTAATATTGCTATTAATCTTATTCTTTAATGTGTTAACAGTTCTTTTTTCTTAGACTTTCGTTCTAAGTAAGTGTGTGCTAAATAACCTAATTGAAGTGCAATAAATGCAATTCGTAGTTTTTTGTTTTTCATTATAATGGAAGCAGCTCCTATTAAAATTGAAGGTTTCATAGCATTATGTTTTTTAGTTATTAGATTTAATTGGTACGCACAATTTAGTTCAGTTTATTACATTTTAGAATCTTAGTTTATGTAACTGTTTTAGAAAGGTGTTCAAAATACTTGATGCCTTTACATTACATTTTTTAATTATATTCATAACAGTACAGCTTATTTTTCTAATTAGAATGTATTCGATTAAGGTACACCTATACTTCCGTTTAGATCAACTTAAAAGCATTTAGAGTTAACTCAGAAAAATAAGACTCAGTGAGCGATTTAAAAATACTTTAACTAATAATAAATTATGCTTAATTTCATTTTTTGATTTAAATTGAATATCCAACTTTTATTCCACCATACCAATTTCTAGGCAAACCAGGATAATAATATCGCGGCTCCGAATTACCAAACCCAACAGCATTTATAAGAATGGAAGACGCATAGTCTTTGTCTGTAATATTATTTATACCAGCGTTAGCTTCAATATAAAGACGATTTGTAATGTTTTTACTATATGATATTTTTGCATTTAACAAGGTGTAAGCTTCAGAATATAATGTGTTAGCATCATTTATAGGCATATCACCAACATGGAGAAGATTAGCATTAATTTTAAAATTGTTATATCCAAAATGAATACCAGCATTTATCTTATTATCTGGGACTCCAGTAAGTTCATTTCCTGAATAATCATTAGTGTCGTCGACAAAATTCACAAATTTATTTGCTGAAATTTCAGCATTTAAATATGGAGAAATATACATGTAAGTTGTAAAGTTATGTCTGTATTGCAACGCTAATTCTAGCCCTTTGTGCTCTGTTTTTCCTGCATTTCGTCCAATGTATTGGTCGTCTCCAACACGGTCTGCAACAAGTAAATTTTCTATATCTAATAGATAAGCAGAAACTTGCATATGTAACGCACTGTTAAACAAATAAAACGCACCACCAATTTCATAATTAAAACCTGTTTCTGGACCTAATTCTGGGTTAACAATACCTTCTGGTGTTAGTGTTTCTTCAATAGAAGGATAATTAAAACCACGACTAACATTTACAAAGGCACTACTATTTGGGTTAAATTGATAGTTTAGATTTAGATTGGGAGCAAATATTGGGTCAAAATCGCGATCAGCACTTTTATCAGATTCACCCGAATTGAAATTGTCGTTAAAGTCGTAATTGGTTTTATTGATGTTTATTCCCAATTGAGCTTTTAGTTTCGCTGTAATTGGTAAAGTAACCGTTGCAAACACATTTAGATTGTTTCTTTTTTCTAAATTATCACTCAATACAGCTCCTTCTAAGCTTCCATTTCCATTATTACTTTCATAAAGATTCTCTATCGTTTTCCAATTGTATTGGTCTTTATAAAGTTCTGCTCCAAAACTTAAGTTAGCTTCATTTTTTATAAAATTAAAATCTTTCGCAAAAAGAGTTCTTGCTCCATATCCATTGGTATATTCATCGAGAATATTAAATGGTCGAGGCTCATAATGGTCCAAATAATTGTAAAATAAGGCAGTTGTATTACTGAACTTTTCAGAAAAACGATGTGTGTAATGTATACCTGCTAATACTTGTTTATTATCTTCATATCCCTTAGCGGATCCCCAGGTATAAGCAGCTTGTGAGGAATCCTCTTCGAATGCCGTTTTACCTATAGAACTCGGGATTTGAGCGTAATAATCGGTGACATTTATTAAGACACCTATTTCATTTTTATCATTAAACTTATAGCCAGAAGTTAATAAGACTGTATTTCGGTTATAATTGCTGTTGTCTCGATAACCATCCGATTCTAAATGGTCGTAATTAAGATTCAAAGTGAATTTATCATTTGCTGTGGCCACAGAAGTACTATTTTTTAATAATCCGTAACTTCCTACTGTCAGGTTGCTTTTAAAATAAGTTTCACCAGCTAATGCTTGCTTTGAGTTAAGTAGTAATGTACCTCCTAAATTTGTACCGTATTGAGTCGCTTTTGGACCTTTAACTATTTCTAGATTTTCTATGTCTTCAGGATTATAAGCATCAATATCTGTAGTTCCCGTTCCGTTGGTAATTGGAATACCATTAAAATAGGCTCGTATTTTATTTGTACCATATAGTGTTCTAGAACCCACCCCACGAATTACGATTCTGTTAGTATTTAATGCACCACTCTGTATATAAACACCAGGAGTTTCATTTATTGCAGAGGTTAAATCGATAGGACTATATTCATCAAATTTTTGTGCAGTTATTTTGGTAGTGGGAATTATAACTTTACTTTCTTTCTGATAAGTTGAAGATATTATAACTTCATCTAAACGTTCTGTTTTTTCTAACGGCATGAGTTTAAAAACGCTATTGGTTTTAGAAAATTTAGCCGTTTTAATGTAATAGCCATCATGTTTAAATTTTAATTTCAGAGGAAACTGATACGAATCAGGTATTATAAAAACACCTGTAACATCTGTACTAGCAATTACTTCATTGTTTAGAAGAACACTTACATTAGAAATTGGTGTATTTTCATTATCGTGGATTTGACCACTAATATTTTGAGCATATAACGGATTTGTACTGGTGATTACAAACGTAATCACCAGTAGTATAAATGGTGTTAATTTCATGTAGTTTTAGACTTGGTCTTAATATCCTATTTAGTGTAGCTTACTTTCCATATGCAGTTACCAGAATCGTCGTTTACCAGTAAATCCCCGGTTGGAGTAACGGCAACACAAACTGGTCTACCGTAAACTTCGGTATCGCTGTCTTCTGCTATAAATCCAGTAAGGAAATCTTCTGGTTCTGCTGTAGGTTTTCCATTTTCAAAAGGAATAAAAACCACACGATATCCAGAAAGCACCGAACGATTCCATGAACCGTGTTGACCTACAAATACACCGTTTTTATATTTTTCCGGGAAACTATCTCCATCGTAAAAAGTTAAACCTAACGATGCAGTATGTGGACCTACAGATACATCTGGTACAATTGTTTTTGCAACTAAATCTGGAGCTTCACCTTTAAGTCGTGGGTCTGGAATAGAACCAAAGTAGGCGTAAGGCCAACCGTAAAATCCACCTTCTTTAACGCTAGTTACATAATCTGGCACCAAGTTGTCTCCAATTTTATCACGTTCGTTTACTGCAGTCCACAGCTCTCCGTTAACAGGATTCCAGTCCATACCTACAGGATTTCTAAGTCCGCTAGCATAAATTTTTTCATTTTCACCATTTAAATCAACCACTAATATATTAGCTCGGCGTACTTCTTCATCCATTCCATATTCTCCAACGTTACTAGCAGAACCTACAGAAATGTAAATTTTGTCTTCGGTATTATTTGTAATAATATTTCGTGTCCAGTGATTATTGTAACCACCAGCCGGAAGGTTTACTATTTTTTTACCTTCAGTAGGATTTAGTTTAGTTTGTCCTGCACTATATGGGTATTTGTAAAGACCATCTGTATTGGCAACATAAAAATAATTTCCAATAATTAGCATTCCTAGAGGTTGCTTAAGTTCAGAAAGAAAAGTTTCTCTTAACTCAATCGTTCCGTCATTATTTTTATCTCGTAATAAGGTGATTTTTCCCGCACTGTTTTTAGTATTGGCTTCGCAAACAAACATATCGCCGTTAGGTCCAAAATAAGTCCATCGTGGATTCTGAAATCCGTCTGCCAATTTCGTTACTGTAAAACCTTCTGGAGCAGTTGGCATTTGCCCTTCTGGCCAGTCGACTAGTTTATTCTGTTTTCTAACAGATTCTGTTGCATAAGGTTTTGGTAAAATAAGAGGACCAATTGCTGTTTGTACCGTATCTGCTGGTTTTTGAGCTATAATTTCTTTTTGCTCATCAGATACTTTCATTTCTTTTTCTTCTTTTGTTTTACATCCTACAACAGATATTAATAGGATACATAGTAATACTGTGTAATTTCTTTTCATAGCGATTTTTTTTTGAACATTGAAAATAATGCAATCCGTATAGAGGCTTTGACTCAATCCGTTTTTTAAAATAATTTTAACATTTGTTTTTAAAAAAGTAAATCAATTATCAAGGCTAAATCCTTGTCAATGAATAATAATACTGAAATTGAAATGGGCTTATAGAAGTAAAGTCGGTATTCACTTAAAGGTTTATACTATTCGCTGAATACTCATTTTTACTATGTGAATTTTATACAACTTTGTATGAAAATTAGACATTTAAATATAGAAATTATGAAATCATTACAGTCAAATATCGGATTATTAATGCTATTATTTTGTTTAACTAGTGTAACTGCAGTTAGTGCACAAGAACGAAATAACGAACAGAAAGAGCCGCCAACGTATGCCAAATTATTAGAAGATTTAGATGCTAACGAAGATGGAAAATTAGAAGAATCTGAAATGAAAGGACCTTTAAAAAACAACTTTTCTAAGATAGATTCAGATGAAGACGGATATATCAGTGAGGACGAGTTTAAAAATGCTCCAAAACCAAAAGGTAAAAGAAAATAGTACGATTATTATAGTCGGTTAATTTGTTGTTGTAAAAGCTTCATATGGCAGTATGAAGCTTTTGTTTTAATCAATGAATTAATTTGTATACTACTTCGTTGTTAAAATAAAATATTAGTCAATAATTAAATCGATTTTAAAAATGAAATTCAACCTTTTTAAAGTATCAATTTTAGGTATAACAGTAATGTCTTTAGCATTGTTAAGCTGTAATTCTTGTAGTAGTGATAACAGTTCGAATACCGATGATTCGGGAACGGATTACGATGGTGTTGTGGTAGATGTAGAATCATCTTATTTTTATACAGAAGCTGGCGGAGTTACTATAACTACAGAACCGTGTATACTTTCTAATGGATCACGTGTAGATTGTTATAAAATTGTAACCAACAGTATGCCTGCCGACCATGCTATGGGACCATGGTGTCCGCATAATATTAGCGATGGAGCCGAAGCAGGAGGAATTTGGTTAGAAGACGGCGAAGTGTACGATGTAGATGGTGCGTTTATAGAAAATATGGCTACATTTTATAACGACTCTAATTGGCTTATGTACGATGCTAATGGTGATGTTTTTATTACCGATAGTAAAGAAGACTGTATTAATGCAGCAAACCCGAATGTAAGTGCTGAATATAAAAATTTCTGCGTAGAATGTATTCCGTCTTATATTTCTGATATTACACAAACGTGGTTAATCCCGATTACCCCAGAATATCAAAACTCGGGAACACTTTTCGCTACAGGACCAGGTGGAGCAGGGGTAGATATCCCTTCTACACGTGGATTAGCATTAAACGGAATTGAATTTTCTGCACCAGCACCAACTAGTAATATATTAAGTGCATACACATTGGCGCCTTTTGATGATGCCGGAGGACATATAAACGTGCATCAAGGTTATCATTATCATGCCGCTACAGGTTTCGGTACTAAAGTAGAGCAAGAAGATGGACACGCGGCTTTAATTGGTTATGCGCTGGATGGTTATGGTATTTACGAATTAGAAGATGTCGAGGGGAATGTTCCAACAGATTTAGATGAATTACGCGGACATGTAGATAATACACGTGGGTATCATTATCATGTAGATGAAGCTGGTAACAATAACTTTATTAATGGATTACGCGGGGCCTATGTTGCTTATTAATTAAGCTGAATTTTGAAGGCAATCTCATTTTAAAATAAATAATGTATTTGGTCGAAGGTTGAACATTACAGTTTACAAATCTGTAATGTAGATTTAATTAAGGTTAGAAAAAGCTTAAATGAAATTTAAAAGATGAAAAAAATTATAGTATTAGTTGCTTTGGTTTGCAGCATAATGGCATGCGAACAAAAAAAAGAGAAAAAGCAAGACGAGATAATGACCACCAAAACCAGTGCGTTTTCAAGAAAGCCACAAGGTGGAGAAGGACGAAAACCAGAAGGTGGAGGCCCGCCAAGTTTCGAAAAATTATTAGCCGAAATGGATAGTAATGGCGACGGGAAACTTTCTAAAAGTGAAGTGAAAGGCCCTTTAGAAACTGATTTTTATAAACTTGATACCGATAAAGATGGTTTTATTTCTAAAACAGAATTAGAGCATGCACCTAAACCAGAACGCGGGCAAAGACCTCCAAAATCTAAATAATAAAAATATGAAAACGAAAGCTTTTTTTATTTTCAGTCTGTTGTTTATGTCTTGGGGCGCACAAGCACATCAAACCAATTTGTCGTCTACTGTTTTGGTAGAACAGGAAAATCAAAAATGGGTGTTACAAGTTAGTGCGTCGTTAACGGCATTCGAGTATCAGATAGAAGAATATTACGGAAAATCGTCATATAGCACTCCAAAAGAATTTCAGAAATTAGTTGTCGATTATGTAAGAGCACATGTGGCTATTACACTTAACGACAATCAACTTGCCGTGTTAACTCAGGGTATGATTAAGTTAGGTCATGAAACGAGTGTAACATTTCAACTTTCAGAAATGCCAAAAGATATTCAATTATTAAGTGTGTATAATGGTAGTTTTAGTAATATCTCTAGAAATAAAGGCGTCGTTTATATTTTAAAAGAAGGTTTTAATAGAGAACAATTCATCTTAAATAACGATAATAATCACACCGTTAAATTAAGAACAGCAGATTCAAAGTTTGAATTAGTTAAACAGGAGGAAAGCAAATCGTATAGCAACACTTGGGTTATGGCTTTTGGTGTATTAGTCGTGTCTGGATTCGGATTCTTAATATATAAATAATAAGGAGTTTTAATTCCGCTGTAAAGCAAAGTTAT contains:
- a CDS encoding YHYH protein, with amino-acid sequence MKFNLFKVSILGITVMSLALLSCNSCSSDNSSNTDDSGTDYDGVVVDVESSYFYTEAGGVTITTEPCILSNGSRVDCYKIVTNSMPADHAMGPWCPHNISDGAEAGGIWLEDGEVYDVDGAFIENMATFYNDSNWLMYDANGDVFITDSKEDCINAANPNVSAEYKNFCVECIPSYISDITQTWLIPITPEYQNSGTLFATGPGGAGVDIPSTRGLALNGIEFSAPAPTSNILSAYTLAPFDDAGGHINVHQGYHYHAATGFGTKVEQEDGHAALIGYALDGYGIYELEDVEGNVPTDLDELRGHVDNTRGYHYHVDEAGNNNFINGLRGAYVAY
- a CDS encoding penta-EF hand family protein; the encoded protein is MKKIIVLVALVCSIMACEQKKEKKQDEIMTTKTSAFSRKPQGGEGRKPEGGGPPSFEKLLAEMDSNGDGKLSKSEVKGPLETDFYKLDTDKDGFISKTELEHAPKPERGQRPPKSK
- a CDS encoding EF-hand domain-containing protein, whose amino-acid sequence is MKSLQSNIGLLMLLFCLTSVTAVSAQERNNEQKEPPTYAKLLEDLDANEDGKLEESEMKGPLKNNFSKIDSDEDGYISEDEFKNAPKPKGKRK
- a CDS encoding TonB-dependent receptor family protein, whose product is MKLTPFILLVITFVITSTNPLYAQNISGQIHDNENTPISNVSVLLNNEVIASTDVTGVFIIPDSYQFPLKLKFKHDGYYIKTAKFSKTNSVFKLMPLEKTERLDEVIISSTYQKESKVIIPTTKITAQKFDEYSPIDLTSAINETPGVYIQSGALNTNRIVIRGVGSRTLYGTNKIRAYFNGIPITNGTGTTDIDAYNPEDIENLEIVKGPKATQYGTNLGGTLLLNSKQALAGETYFKSNLTVGSYGLLKNSTSVATANDKFTLNLNYDHLESDGYRDNSNYNRNTVLLTSGYKFNDKNEIGVLINVTDYYAQIPSSIGKTAFEEDSSQAAYTWGSAKGYEDNKQVLAGIHYTHRFSEKFSNTTALFYNYLDHYEPRPFNILDEYTNGYGARTLFAKDFNFIKNEANLSFGAELYKDQYNWKTIENLYESNNGNGSLEGAVLSDNLEKRNNLNVFATVTLPITAKLKAQLGININKTNYDFNDNFNSGESDKSADRDFDPIFAPNLNLNYQFNPNSSAFVNVSRGFNYPSIEETLTPEGIVNPELGPETGFNYEIGGAFYLFNSALHMQVSAYLLDIENLLVADRVGDDQYIGRNAGKTEHKGLELALQYRHNFTTYMYISPYLNAEISANKFVNFVDDTNDYSGNELTGVPDNKINAGIHFGYNNFKINANLLHVGDMPINDANTLYSEAYTLLNAKISYSKNITNRLYIEANAGINNITDKDYASSILINAVGFGNSEPRYYYPGLPRNWYGGIKVGYSI
- a CDS encoding sugar kinase, translated to MSKKLVTFGEVMMRLSPPGYLKFSQANSFELVYGGGEANVAISCAYLGMKAAHMTRFPDNAIGKAATQFLRKNWLSTDQIIYGDNKLGMYFLEKGAVHRPSVVVYEREGSAFSLIQPGMIDWEDVLKGADWFHWTGITPAISEGAAMSCLEAIRTANKMGIMVSGDINSRKNMWKYGKTMQEVMPELVEHTDIVITSPRGINEMFGLGESKGKFKDSAKALMDAFPRIKRVVGKKRKSISASEQEIQGRIWTGKEYIKTEMFEISHVIDRVGTGDAFAAGLIYGLLHYDDDLDALNFASAACALKHTILGDVNMASLDNVTSLMGGDTSGALKR
- a CDS encoding PQQ-dependent sugar dehydrogenase — translated: MKRNYTVLLCILLISVVGCKTKEEKEMKVSDEQKEIIAQKPADTVQTAIGPLILPKPYATESVRKQNKLVDWPEGQMPTAPEGFTVTKLADGFQNPRWTYFGPNGDMFVCEANTKNSAGKITLLRDKNNDGTIELRETFLSELKQPLGMLIIGNYFYVANTDGLYKYPYSAGQTKLNPTEGKKIVNLPAGGYNNHWTRNIITNNTEDKIYISVGSASNVGEYGMDEEVRRANILVVDLNGENEKIYASGLRNPVGMDWNPVNGELWTAVNERDKIGDNLVPDYVTSVKEGGFYGWPYAYFGSIPDPRLKGEAPDLVAKTIVPDVSVGPHTASLGLTFYDGDSFPEKYKNGVFVGQHGSWNRSVLSGYRVVFIPFENGKPTAEPEDFLTGFIAEDSDTEVYGRPVCVAVTPTGDLLVNDDSGNCIWKVSYTK
- a CDS encoding DUF6702 family protein produces the protein MKTKAFFIFSLLFMSWGAQAHQTNLSSTVLVEQENQKWVLQVSASLTAFEYQIEEYYGKSSYSTPKEFQKLVVDYVRAHVAITLNDNQLAVLTQGMIKLGHETSVTFQLSEMPKDIQLLSVYNGSFSNISRNKGVVYILKEGFNREQFILNNDNNHTVKLRTADSKFELVKQEESKSYSNTWVMAFGVLVVSGFGFLIYK
- a CDS encoding tetratricopeptide repeat protein codes for the protein MSEVLQIINKQKDLKKYIKENPNCKVCFRKKKGLKLDKSDFEKLQVLFNTKLKSLGKTLLHSEDILVVLSTNEKEEHASDLPAHRITTLILDSGIIALRHPYAVSAVSNTTDFFQIIWENIDHIDLVENTTNQQLEVFRFYEKNNGFFHDLNINRFGIEDVKAAKSLLKVLGQIVDYKDKFIREHAELQSNIEKLFNEENYNEGIDALNDFAEKYNTTDITLDDSSFYYFNKTFGLRRMKRFDEAIQTLDDYINLFKAKGEIESYTYELKGELLFEQRKYVQAINCFAISEENYDNLGYEKGARSKKEEVYYKLKKKFLKVPYLERRIIFIAQDIYATVSDEVVILKNTSLPNQIKFPEEHPQLNSVYVCHPIRQDYYLPLEAYNETLLLERIHEFIYLQQCLGATHLEVTNLNTELPKKNKSAKTEIETDFSEKLIREQDFKPTKTPFIPNGLAWFHSELNWQKLADKRMQESVNSYKETLSSTQSESISEEELKMIKTELKVLLPKTGENYKGKSGLKNAVENLEYLITVEFEDTNKLQDAVKKQTSLESSITDDNQHQLNLERYEEEVLFMLEDDGKIDPSERKILNRKMIKFGLTESDALAIENKHIRVKK